Proteins from a single region of Streptomyces sp. Tu 3180:
- a CDS encoding bifunctional riboflavin kinase/FAD synthetase has product MQRWRGLEDIPQDWGRSVVTIGSYDGVHRGHQLIIRHAVDRARALGVPAVVVTFDPHPSEVVRPGSHPPLLAPHHRRAELMAGLGVDAVLILPFTTEFSRLSAADFVVKVLVDKLHAKAVVEGPNFRFGHRAAGTVDFLAEQGRVYDFEVEVVDLYVTGEAGGGEPFSSTLTRRLVAEGDVGGAAEILGRPHRVEGVVVRGAQRGREMGFPTANVETLPHTAIPADGVYAGWLHAQGEAMPAAVSVGTNPQFDGTERTVEAYAIDRVGLDLYGLHVAVDFLAFVRGQAKFDTLGALLEQMARDVERCRELVAAAERP; this is encoded by the coding sequence GTGCAGCGCTGGCGTGGCTTGGAGGACATCCCCCAGGACTGGGGGCGCAGCGTCGTCACCATCGGCTCCTACGACGGAGTGCACCGCGGGCACCAGTTGATCATCCGGCATGCCGTGGACCGCGCCCGCGCCCTGGGCGTCCCCGCGGTCGTCGTCACCTTCGACCCGCACCCCAGCGAGGTCGTCCGCCCCGGCAGCCACCCGCCGCTGCTCGCCCCGCACCACCGGCGCGCCGAACTCATGGCCGGCCTGGGGGTGGACGCGGTCCTGATCCTTCCCTTCACCACCGAGTTCTCCAGGCTGTCCGCGGCCGACTTCGTGGTCAAGGTCCTGGTCGACAAGCTGCACGCCAAGGCGGTCGTCGAGGGCCCCAACTTCCGCTTCGGCCACCGGGCCGCGGGCACCGTGGACTTCCTCGCCGAGCAGGGCCGGGTCTACGACTTCGAGGTCGAGGTCGTCGACCTGTACGTGACCGGCGAGGCGGGCGGCGGCGAGCCGTTCTCCTCGACACTCACCCGCCGCCTGGTCGCCGAGGGCGACGTCGGCGGCGCCGCCGAGATCCTCGGCCGCCCGCACCGCGTCGAGGGCGTGGTCGTCCGCGGCGCCCAGCGCGGCCGCGAGATGGGCTTCCCCACCGCCAACGTCGAGACCCTCCCGCACACCGCGATCCCCGCCGACGGCGTCTACGCCGGCTGGCTGCACGCCCAGGGCGAGGCCATGCCGGCCGCCGTCTCCGTCGGCACCAACCCCCAGTTCGACGGCACCGAGCGCACGGTCGAGGCCTACGCCATCGACCGCGTCGGCCTCGACCTGTACGGCCTCCACGTCGCCGTCGACTTCCTGGCCTTCGTCCGCGGTCAGGCGAAGTTCGACACGCTCGGGGCGCTGCTGGAACAGATG